The Niastella koreensis GR20-10 genome includes a window with the following:
- a CDS encoding saccharopine dehydrogenase family protein, with product MKHIAVVGLGKVGSLVATLLNDIFTVTGIDQKAPADVPFKVVTGNITDKNFLEDVLSKQDGVVSCLPYNLNLPVAETAFKTGIHYFDLTEDVPTTSAIRKMAETSKGVMAPQCGLAPGFIGIVGADLCHRFTKLRDVELRVGALPRYPNGLMAYSFTWSPAGVINEYINDAEVIHNGTRKMVPSLDGVEYINIEGQEFEAFSTSGGLGTLCETLEGKVDTLNYKTIRYPGHAKLMRFLLYELILKDKRELTEQILTEAKPPVREDVVYVYAVVEGWKGQELARDEFYQAYHPITIHGKEWRAISWTTAASVAAVVEMVANKELPQKGFIKQEEIPFEKFLKTKNGFLYTNKQ from the coding sequence ATGAAACATATTGCCGTTGTCGGACTGGGCAAGGTGGGTTCACTGGTAGCCACATTGCTGAACGATATATTTACTGTTACCGGTATTGATCAAAAGGCCCCTGCCGATGTACCATTTAAAGTAGTTACCGGAAATATTACCGATAAAAATTTTTTAGAAGACGTGTTGTCGAAACAGGACGGCGTGGTATCCTGTTTACCTTATAACCTCAATTTACCGGTAGCCGAAACTGCTTTTAAAACCGGCATTCATTATTTCGATCTTACAGAAGATGTACCCACAACCAGTGCTATCCGTAAAATGGCGGAAACCTCCAAAGGCGTAATGGCGCCACAGTGCGGACTGGCGCCGGGTTTTATCGGGATTGTGGGCGCTGATCTTTGTCACCGGTTCACTAAATTGCGCGATGTGGAGTTACGCGTAGGCGCATTGCCCCGTTACCCCAATGGATTGATGGCTTACTCTTTTACCTGGTCGCCGGCCGGGGTTATCAATGAATACATCAACGATGCCGAAGTAATACACAATGGTACCCGCAAAATGGTGCCTTCGTTAGATGGCGTGGAATACATTAATATAGAAGGGCAGGAGTTTGAAGCCTTCAGCACCAGTGGTGGCCTGGGTACGTTATGCGAAACCCTGGAGGGCAAAGTAGATACGCTCAATTACAAAACCATCCGGTACCCCGGTCATGCCAAACTGATGCGGTTTTTATTATATGAGCTGATCCTGAAAGACAAGCGCGAGTTAACTGAACAAATACTAACAGAAGCGAAGCCCCCGGTACGTGAAGATGTAGTGTATGTATATGCCGTAGTGGAAGGCTGGAAAGGGCAGGAGCTGGCCCGGGATGAATTTTACCAGGCCTATCATCCTATTACTATCCATGGTAAAGAATGGCGCGCCATCTCCTGGACAACCGCCGCTTCCGTAGCCGCTGTAGTAGAAATGGTAGCCAATAAAGAATTGCCGCAAAAGGGATTTATTAAACAGGAAGAAATTCCTTTTGAGAAGTTTCTTAAGACTAAGAACGGATTTCTGTATACCAATAAGCAATAG
- a CDS encoding glycoside hydrolase family 43 protein, whose protein sequence is MTTKLFLPAFFFLYISCLSTTAQTAKVDNPILAGFYPDPSICRAGNDYYLVNSTFAYYPGLPIFHSTDLANWEQIGFAMDRPEQLNLDSTHVSGGLFAPTIRFYKGTFYITCTNTSHGGNFIITAKNPKGPWSNPVFLPNVKDIDPSLFFDDNGRVYITYNSYAPDNKPQYDGHRTIRMYEIDLATLQTKGEEITLVNGGSDISQKPVWIEGPHLYKYNKMYYLMCAEGGTSYNHSEVIFRSKKVEGPYEPYSGNPILSQRQLNVNRKKPVTSTGHADLVTTTDGSWYAVFLGCRPYSDDNYNTGRETFMAPVQWQEDWPIILPANETVPDKVSIPNTTAKNPLPFSSDFHFRDNFKSPTLNNRYEFLRTVREPWYQINNLEGTLTLQLKPATVADKTNPAFIGFRQSHLRGYASTALMFNPTSSQEKAGLMVFQNENFYYFFCQSYDNNQPVLQLFRGPGKNGGEPLLLSTQKIQTSNLLPLQLKIQTNGNAYSFYYAEKGSKSWKTFKEGLDASFLSTHTAGGFVGCMYAMYATSSGLPITSNAVFSYFESKGNDQ, encoded by the coding sequence ATGACAACCAAATTATTCTTACCAGCATTTTTTTTCCTATACATAAGCTGTTTAAGCACCACCGCGCAAACAGCCAAAGTAGATAACCCCATCCTGGCTGGTTTTTATCCCGACCCCTCCATTTGCCGGGCGGGAAACGATTACTACCTGGTCAATTCCACTTTTGCCTATTATCCGGGGTTACCCATCTTTCACAGTACCGACCTGGCCAACTGGGAACAAATTGGTTTTGCCATGGACCGGCCCGAACAATTGAACCTGGATAGCACCCACGTATCGGGCGGGTTGTTTGCCCCCACCATCCGTTTTTATAAAGGCACGTTCTATATAACCTGTACCAATACCAGCCATGGCGGCAATTTTATTATCACCGCCAAAAATCCCAAAGGCCCCTGGAGCAACCCCGTGTTCTTACCCAATGTAAAAGACATCGATCCCTCTTTGTTCTTTGATGATAACGGCAGAGTTTATATTACCTACAACAGTTATGCGCCCGATAATAAACCTCAATATGATGGCCACCGGACCATCCGGATGTACGAAATAGACCTGGCAACCCTGCAAACAAAAGGGGAAGAGATCACCCTGGTAAATGGAGGCTCGGATATCTCGCAAAAACCGGTCTGGATCGAGGGACCGCACCTGTACAAATACAATAAGATGTATTACCTGATGTGTGCAGAAGGGGGTACCAGTTATAATCATTCGGAGGTGATCTTCAGAAGTAAAAAAGTGGAAGGGCCTTATGAACCCTATAGCGGCAATCCCATTCTTAGCCAGCGCCAGTTAAATGTCAACAGAAAGAAACCGGTTACCTCCACCGGCCATGCCGACCTGGTAACAACAACCGATGGCAGCTGGTATGCCGTGTTCCTGGGTTGCCGTCCATATTCCGATGATAATTACAATACCGGCCGCGAAACCTTTATGGCGCCGGTTCAATGGCAAGAGGATTGGCCAATTATTCTGCCGGCAAATGAAACCGTGCCCGATAAAGTAAGCATCCCCAACACCACCGCTAAAAATCCCCTGCCGTTCAGCAGCGATTTTCATTTCAGGGATAACTTCAAAAGCCCAACCTTAAATAACCGTTATGAGTTTCTGCGTACGGTGCGTGAACCCTGGTACCAGATAAACAATCTGGAAGGAACACTTACTCTGCAACTAAAACCCGCCACCGTGGCCGATAAAACCAACCCGGCATTCATTGGGTTCCGGCAATCGCACCTCCGTGGCTATGCATCTACAGCACTTATGTTTAACCCTACCAGTTCGCAGGAAAAAGCCGGGCTGATGGTGTTTCAGAATGAAAATTTTTATTATTTCTTCTGTCAGTCGTACGACAATAACCAACCTGTTTTGCAATTGTTCCGCGGGCCTGGTAAAAATGGCGGCGAACCCTTACTGCTAAGCACCCAGAAAATTCAAACAAGCAACCTGTTGCCGCTGCAGTTAAAAATACAAACCAACGGCAATGCCTATTCTTTTTATTATGCGGAAAAAGGCAGCAAGTCATGGAAAACATTTAAAGAAGGCCTCGATGCCAGTTTTCTGAGCACCCATACCGCCGGCGGCTTTGTAGGTTGTATGTATGCCATGTATGCCACCTCAAGCGGATTGCCGATCACCAGTAACGCGGTATTTAGCTATTTTGAAAGTAAGGGAAATGATCAATAG
- a CDS encoding endo-1,4-beta-xylanase, with the protein MKLNNILLPGLVVFACITGCQKKVSNDPDTIHPNLDLTLKDAASFPLGVGVDYTAFTANGTYTSLVKSQFNVATPGYVMKHGAIVQANGSYNFTNADGFVNGITGAGMSVYGHTLCWYQNNNGNYLRALLAQGGTGAVNNPSLILNGSFETAGSGVTFLNWSVWNGSAVVSAGTAAGEAYQGSRSLKAAPAVAGNPWDVQVVSDDITMTSGTSYKVRFYAKAAAAGGKFRLSNNGGSAQYSADYVPTTSWAPYEWTFTPNNATKKIVFDMGYTPNTYYIDSVSVTLSNPPASAAGFAEQQLRIDTTMKNFITSMITRYKDRVHAWDVVNEPFDDNGVVRSGTSASDAFYWGDYLGDRDAAKKMLTNGDSMVAKAFRYARAADPTAKLFLNDYAHETNSVKMDSLIALITRLKTKGVPIDGVGLQMHMTYLVSNTAIDNALMKMARLGLLVKITELDISVNLGDQNSPQTANFVLSPTMLPQQAAKYRYVVESYMRNVPEAQRYGITVWGVGDSDSWLRARTPYHTKDYPLLWDDNYNKKDSYTEFLTGLQLK; encoded by the coding sequence ATGAAGCTTAATAATATTTTATTACCCGGCCTGGTTGTGTTTGCCTGCATAACCGGTTGTCAGAAAAAGGTGAGCAACGATCCGGATACCATTCATCCCAACCTGGATCTCACATTAAAAGACGCCGCCTCTTTTCCATTGGGCGTTGGGGTTGATTATACCGCCTTCACGGCCAATGGTACTTATACCTCCCTTGTAAAATCGCAGTTCAACGTGGCCACCCCTGGTTATGTTATGAAACATGGCGCTATTGTACAGGCCAACGGTTCTTACAACTTTACCAATGCCGATGGATTTGTAAATGGCATTACAGGCGCCGGCATGAGTGTATACGGACATACCTTATGCTGGTATCAAAACAACAACGGGAACTATCTGCGAGCTTTACTGGCCCAGGGTGGCACAGGAGCAGTCAATAATCCCAGCCTCATCCTGAATGGTTCGTTTGAAACCGCGGGCAGCGGTGTTACTTTCCTTAACTGGAGCGTATGGAATGGCAGTGCTGTAGTAAGTGCAGGAACGGCTGCCGGAGAAGCGTACCAGGGTTCCCGCTCATTAAAAGCAGCGCCTGCCGTAGCCGGTAACCCCTGGGATGTACAGGTGGTAAGCGACGACATCACCATGACCTCGGGCACTTCATACAAAGTAAGATTTTACGCAAAAGCGGCAGCAGCAGGCGGCAAATTCAGGTTGAGCAACAATGGCGGTTCCGCACAATATTCAGCTGATTATGTGCCCACCACCAGCTGGGCGCCCTATGAGTGGACGTTCACCCCGAATAATGCTACCAAGAAGATCGTATTCGATATGGGTTATACGCCCAATACCTATTACATAGACAGCGTAAGCGTAACGCTCAGCAATCCACCAGCTTCTGCTGCCGGTTTTGCTGAACAACAATTACGGATAGATACAACAATGAAGAATTTCATCACCAGCATGATCACCCGGTATAAAGACAGGGTGCATGCCTGGGATGTAGTAAACGAACCCTTTGACGACAATGGGGTGGTGAGAAGCGGCACAAGCGCAAGCGATGCTTTCTATTGGGGCGATTACCTGGGCGACCGGGACGCAGCCAAAAAAATGCTTACAAACGGGGATAGCATGGTAGCAAAAGCTTTCCGGTATGCGCGTGCCGCCGACCCCACCGCTAAATTATTTCTGAACGACTATGCCCATGAAACGAATTCCGTTAAAATGGACAGCCTCATTGCGTTGATAACCCGGTTAAAAACAAAAGGCGTTCCCATTGATGGGGTAGGCTTGCAAATGCACATGACCTACCTGGTATCTAATACCGCCATCGATAACGCATTGATGAAAATGGCGCGGCTGGGTTTGCTGGTAAAGATCACCGAACTGGATATCAGCGTAAACCTGGGCGACCAGAATTCCCCGCAAACCGCCAATTTTGTACTGTCGCCCACCATGCTGCCGCAACAGGCCGCCAAATACCGGTACGTGGTGGAATCGTACATGCGCAATGTGCCCGAGGCGCAGCGCTATGGCATAACCGTTTGGGGAGTAGGCGATTCCGACTCCTGGTTACGCGCCCGCACACCCTACCATACCAAGGATTACCCCTTGTTGTGGGATGATAATTATAATAAAAAAGACTCGTATACTGAGTTTCTGACTGGTTTGCAATTAAAATAA